The Nicotiana tomentosiformis chromosome 9, ASM39032v3, whole genome shotgun sequence genome contains the following window.
agcaacttttgacaatttcaataaATGAGGTGCCATAGTTTGCGAACTTGGCAAATTTACTTGTGAGTGAAATCATTCCGAATGCGTTCTCTTTAAACCAAAGGAGGAATCTCAAGAGAGAttatcaagattattattgggatgaaccataccttttatGAATTTGTAGGGAAGTGGTGAGTAGAAGGTGTGTACCCGAATAAGAGCAAGGCGATATTCTTGGtacttgtcattcttcgccatatggtgttCATATTGATGGAGCAAGAATGGTGGCCAAAGTtcttagttgtggtttctattggcctactctttacaaggatgcaagtgactTAGTAAAacgatgtgatgaatgtcaacgggcacatggaatttcaaagaaaaatgagattcctctcacaaccatcttggagattaatatttttgatgtttggggcattgactttatgggcccttttgtgagttcttgtggaaatatTTACATCTTGGTAGTGGTGGATTATGTATCCAAATAGGTTGAGGCCATTGCCTAACACAACAATGAGGCTAGAAGtgtagtggctttcttgaagaagaatatttttacaagatttggtactccatgtacaatcataagcgatgggggttcacacttttgcaacaaggcttttgacactttacttactAAGTATGGTGTTACTTACAAGGtaacgactccctatcatccataaGCCAGTGGTCAAGTGAAAGtatccaaccgggagataaacagtatcttgtctaaaatggtgaatgctaatcggacggattggtccaagaagcttgatgatgtatTAAGGGCTTATCAGACGGCTTAAAAAACACCTATCGGAAATTTCTCCATACTATTTAGTGTTCtggaaagcttgtcatctttcggTGGAACTAAAGAACAAGGcaatgtgggctttaaagaaattgaatcttgattggtaTGTAatcgctaacttgcgggttgcaaaCTTAAATGAATTCGATGAGTTCAGATACCATGCATATgagagttcgtccttgtacaaagaaaagcttaaatatcttcatgacaaatacatttggaacaaagagttcaaggtgggtgatcttttattattgtttaactcaaggttgggGATGTTTTCCAGAaagctaaaatccaagtggagtggtccatttgaaattgttAGTGTGACACCTTTCGGTGCATTGGATTTGAAGAACAAGAACAATGAATTATTTGAGTCAATGGTAACcgagtgaagcactacttgggtaAAGTTGGAGAGAGCCACGCGGTGGAGGTCATTTACTTCACTTGAAGATGCTTTGACATTGCATCgtaccgcgacgttaaatcaggcacttcatgggaggcaacccaagttcttttactttttttattttgtagttaggtgttatttattGTTTCTAACTTTAGTTGAAGTATGCTACATGAAAGAAGGGTGGACAAAAATAGCTAAGTGTTGAAGAAAATGTGGATCGCATATtttaattgtgcggccgtagaattaTTTGTGCCACATCAGAAGagcttttgcggtcgcatattTCACATGTGGACCGCATTTCTGGAAGCTCGACAAAATGCtaaattgcaaactctctgaagtttgagcCTGTCAGTGCGGGGCTATTATGAGGCCGCGAgaggaattgtgcagccgcactcaaaattatgcggacTGCACAAGTTACATAGACCACTACTGCCCAGGTGAAGGAGTTCGAaccgcacttggaattgtgcggtGGTACTCAACCCTTTTCTCTTTCAAAGTCTAAGTATAAATAGAAGTTATTCTTTCATTTTACAGTTTTCACCCACCATGGAATCATTGTTGCTCTACAAGCTTTACTGAGAGATTTTCACTGCCAACCACACATACCTACCTGTGCTCACACATCTAGTGCGCTCATCTCATCGGGtatgcttcacttcatgtttatattttgtgttagtttaattattgtaatttttttagtttctttttagGCAATCTGTTATTAGATTTCATCTATGTGTCCATGTAGGGTAGATCTATGTTGGGTAGTCATTGATACATGCTAAAATGGGTTGGGTTAACTAGATTTGATGCGTATACCATGTTTCCATATCAATTTGTACAAGTAATTAAAAATATCTAAAGTGAAAAAACATGACTGCTCATTAATTTTCAAACCTACGGTAGCACTTgaatttgtgtggtccgcagttTGGTTGTTCTGGGCAACTGGTGAAGGCAAGTGCTTTCGCGGTCGCACTTTAATTGCACGGACCACAAAATTCTTAGAATGGCCGCACTTACGTCTGCACTATCTATTAGAGACTTGTCTCTTGAGAAAGCAGATGTGCGGACCTCACTTAAAATTCCAGGGACCGCAgatgaattatgcggccgcactttgcCATCGCACTATCTTCAGAGAGGAGTCAACTGAGCCTCCGAACTTTGTTGACAAAAGTGCGACCAAACATGAAAATGCGCGGTCTGCACTcccattctgcagccgcacaatagaaaagtgcggaccgcatatccaatattttgttgaaaccCTATTGTGTCCACACTGTTCACCCTTGCTCACACAAGTCCTGACTGTGTTGAATGATGATGTGCAACTAACAATACTCTTTGTTTTaatacagacaatggttcgatcacAAGGCCCCGACGAAACTGCCAAAGGTAGAGGAGACTATTCTAGGGGTCGAGGCAGAGGTGCCTTACCCCTCAGTGTGCCCAAGACTATTCGGAAGAAGGCCACAACAAGAAGATATATGGGTGCAGACCCCTCCGAGTCTAGTTCTTATGCCTCATCTAGGGAGGTTTCCGAGAGAAACTCTGTGTCTATTCCGGGGGAGCAGGTAGCTGTATAATCCAGGCCACATGGGCTATTGGAGCCTCTGGATGTGGCTTCATCATCTCACAACACTTTCAAGGATTTGAAAAGTGATAGCCAGGCTTCTGAACTAGTTGCTCCATATTCCGGTGCATAGGATATTCCAGTTTATCGAAAAAGGGGATAAGGTACATCTACGGGGGTTAAGAGGACAAAGAAGAAGGAAGCATGGGAAGGCAGATTTATGAGTTTGGCTGCATTCACCGATTTTCGGATGCGGTGGCCGGTGAGATCTTTGACACATAAGAGGTAGTTTCTGAGGGATCTTGATAAATACAATCTGGCAGTGTTGGAGAAATTCAAATCGAGAAAGGAATAAATGTTGTTTATTGAGAAGGTCGTAGATGTCAAGGAGCACCTTGTCAGTC
Protein-coding sequences here:
- the LOC138898372 gene encoding uncharacterized protein, with amino-acid sequence MNSTQINYTFIEKELLAIVFAIEKFCPYLMDAKVIVHTDHAALGYLMRKKDSKVRLMRWVFLLKESDIDIQYRKVFWKACHLSVELKNKAMWALKKLNLDWYVIANLRVANLNEFDEFRYHAYESSSLYKEKLKYLHDKYIWNKEFKVGDLLLLFNSRLGMFSRKLKSKWSGPFEIVSVTPFGALDLKNKNNELFESMVTE